A window from Candidatus Methylomirabilota bacterium encodes these proteins:
- a CDS encoding Dyp-type peroxidase: MGRWLRVERIQGNVFPGFNKDHQVFLGLRFAKAESARAWLTETLPELTSAAKVVAFRALRAALEGQPALAALRATWVNVSFSREGLALFTPTPTGTFPQPFEQGMATRAGVLGDTPATWRFGETRDTEAHVLVVIGADTDADLQQALSVHRQRLARHEARDVLLETLGVDCRGAKLPDEMRGREHFGYQDGISEPRLDGLTGTGDFVLGYPDAAGQESSSGPAWTRDGSYLVFRRLRQDVAGFQRDLEAQAKDLGLKSPAQLGAKVFGRWPSGAKLADPIQPEDPRVPEPVEYTAAEYGADPNGERVPGFAHVRKAHPRDANAGGLRHKLLRRGIPYGPPLGPAGPGVAPQDDGRDRGLLFAAYQADLGRQFETVQRWLNDRNHPVAQTGQDPIAGQGEDPARLVLRSSDALNKPFDIHHYVAMTGGGYFFTPSLSAVRFLADPTTTWEEQEATMGDVMNEELGALIRGENPYGKDPQVNLTAVTRGGIGKARNSIDPFPPESRNRTSAEPEFWQGFFWTLSMENGPAETVRISKVLRIPYTVGDETYFMLVGFQGAGGP; encoded by the coding sequence ATGGGCCGATGGCTACGAGTCGAGCGGATCCAGGGTAACGTCTTCCCCGGCTTCAACAAGGACCATCAGGTGTTCTTGGGGCTCAGGTTCGCGAAGGCGGAATCGGCTCGGGCCTGGCTCACGGAGACCCTTCCGGAGCTCACCTCCGCGGCCAAGGTTGTCGCCTTCAGGGCCCTCCGCGCGGCACTCGAGGGGCAACCCGCGCTCGCCGCCCTGCGGGCGACCTGGGTGAACGTCTCCTTCTCCCGGGAGGGTCTCGCCCTGTTCACGCCGACTCCGACCGGCACGTTTCCGCAGCCGTTCGAGCAAGGCATGGCCACGCGAGCAGGCGTGCTGGGTGATACGCCGGCGACCTGGCGCTTCGGCGAGACCAGGGATACGGAGGCCCACGTCCTCGTCGTGATCGGGGCCGATACCGACGCGGACCTCCAGCAGGCGCTCAGCGTTCACCGGCAGCGACTCGCGCGTCACGAGGCCCGGGACGTGCTGCTGGAAACCCTCGGGGTGGACTGTCGCGGCGCGAAGCTCCCGGACGAGATGCGCGGCCGCGAGCACTTCGGCTACCAGGACGGGATCAGTGAGCCGCGGCTCGACGGCCTGACGGGAACGGGAGACTTCGTGCTCGGCTATCCCGACGCCGCCGGACAGGAGTCGTCCTCCGGCCCGGCCTGGACCCGCGACGGCAGCTATCTCGTCTTCCGGCGGCTTCGTCAGGACGTGGCCGGCTTTCAGCGCGATCTCGAGGCCCAGGCGAAGGATCTCGGACTCAAGAGCCCGGCCCAGCTCGGGGCGAAGGTGTTCGGCCGTTGGCCGAGCGGAGCCAAGCTCGCCGACCCGATCCAGCCGGAAGATCCCCGCGTCCCCGAGCCAGTCGAGTATACCGCCGCAGAGTACGGCGCCGATCCGAACGGCGAGCGAGTGCCGGGATTCGCTCACGTGCGCAAGGCGCATCCGCGCGACGCGAATGCCGGCGGGCTCCGCCACAAGCTTCTCCGGCGCGGCATCCCGTACGGTCCGCCGCTCGGCCCCGCCGGGCCCGGCGTTGCTCCGCAGGACGACGGCCGCGACCGCGGACTTCTGTTCGCCGCCTATCAGGCCGACCTCGGCCGTCAGTTCGAGACGGTGCAGCGCTGGCTCAACGACCGCAACCATCCCGTCGCCCAGACCGGACAGGATCCGATCGCGGGCCAGGGCGAAGACCCAGCCCGCCTCGTTCTTCGCTCGTCCGACGCGCTGAACAAACCGTTCGACATCCACCACTACGTGGCGATGACCGGCGGGGGGTACTTCTTCACACCCTCCCTTTCCGCAGTGCGGTTCCTCGCAGACCCCACGACCACGTGGGAAGAACAGGAGGCTACCATGGGCGACGTGATGAATGAGGAGCTCGGTGCGCTCATCAGGGGTGAGAATCCGTACGGAAAGGACCCGCAGGTCAACCTCACGGCGGTGACCAGGGGCGGCATCGGCAAGGCCCGCAACAGCATCGACCCCTTTCCGCCCGAGAGCCGGAACCGGACATCGGCCGAGCCCGAGTTCTGGCAAGGGTTCTTCTGGACGCTCAGCATGGAGAATGGCCCAGCCGAGACCGTCCGGATCAGCAAGGTGCTCCGGATCCCCTACACGGTCGGCGACGAGACATACTTCATGCTCGTCGGCTTCCAGGGCGCCGGCGGACCCTAG